A genome region from Penaeus chinensis breed Huanghai No. 1 chromosome 15, ASM1920278v2, whole genome shotgun sequence includes the following:
- the LOC125032720 gene encoding uncharacterized protein LOC125032720: MAVKFASCLTIILSLTLTSCFPANGPALLARRLPDNDFHLLAILQIHDERYHTLTYKRLWEISTPSSFSEAIPESERRDGDASRSLLPGVTLFPVANNSLVPLIAKDTASQISEVYKSRSLEKSDKVVTKNPDEIDAYVTDGNPKQNDEVYFFWTWEAVVIVSIPVLCISSLLIISFLTRTRLGVRLYRFLTSKHKFDLEISRRISQQLEQPHVFRSAEATTDQGEPRNGEENGECVAVELRYNSSSESFVPYYDSLESRDSFDSQYSSEGSRPDNYVGSSRSTREQRSAGRKSSASSEASSVIYHSTSRRGSQESQRSLPKLWGGRRKGSNDSQMSLDSQLSVHRRGSTESQRSIMKLWYARRKGSTDSQISSDSQSIASRRGSSDSQRRQISTDRHSSMDSSYGSLDSQGSKEGLDNVGTGARTKRRDSPRQLEASLQEMTTYSQAKARSLDLGEERRSPRTLSLIHEEPPV; encoded by the exons ATGGCGGTCAAATTCGCCTCCTGTCTGACAATAATCTTGTCTCTCACGCTGACCTCCTGTTTCCCTGCCAACGGCCCCGCCCTGCTAGCGAGAAGGTTGCCAGACAATGATTTCCATCTCCTTGCCATACTACAGATCCATGATGAGCGTTATCACACGTTAACCTACAAGAGACTTTGGGAAATATCAACCCCAAGTTCTTTTTCTGAAGCGATACCGGAAtcagaaaggagagatggggatgCATCTCGTTCACTTCTTCCTGGCGTCACGCTGTTTCCCGTGGCCAATAATTCTCTCGTGCCTTTAATCGCCAAAGACACAGCGTCTCAAATTTCCGAAGTTTACAAAAGTCGATCGTTAGAGAAATCGGATAAAGTTGTGACGAAGAATCCCGATGAGATCGATGCTTATGTTACAGATGGGAACCCGAAACAGAACGATGAAG TTTACTTTTTCTGGACTTGGGAGGCGGTCGTGATCGTGAGCATCCCTGTGTTGTGCATTTCTTCCCTGCTCATCATCAGCTTCCTGACGAGGACTCGCCTGGGTGTCAGGCTCTACAGGTTCCTCACATCCAAGCACAAGTTCGACCTCGAGATCTCGCGCCGCATCAGCCAGCAACTAGAGCAGCCACACGTCTTCCGGAGTGCTGAGGCAACGACCGACCAGGGGGAGCCCAGGAACGGTGAAGAAAACGGGGAGTGTGTGGCCGTGGAACTCAGGTACAACTCAAGCAGTGAGAGTTTCGTGCCCTACTACGACAGTCTGGAAAGCAGGGATAGTTTCGACAGCCAGTATAGCAGTGAGGGAAGTAGGCCCGATAATTACGTCGGGAGCAGCAGGAGTACGAGGGAACAGAGGAGTGCAGGAAGGAAAAGCAGTGCCAGCAGTGAAGCGAGTAGTGTCATCTACCACAGCACTAGTAGACGTGGCAGTCAGGAAAGCCAGAGAAGTTTGCCAAAGCTCTGGGGCGGTCGACGGAAAGGCAGCAACGACAGTCAGATGAGTTTGGACAGTCAGCTCAGCGTACACAGGCGAGGAAGCACAGAGAGTCAAAGAAGCATAATGAAGCTCTGGTACGCTAGACGAAAGGGAAGCACCGACAGCCAGATCAGCAGCGACAGTCAGTCTATCGCAAGCAGACGAGGCAGTTCAGACAGTCAGAGAAGACAGataagcacagacagacacagcagcATGGACAGTAGTTACGGGAGCTTAGACAGCCAAGGGAGTAAAGAAGGCCTAGATAATGTCGGAACCGGAGCACggacgaagaggagagacagtCCCAGACAACTTGAAGCCTCCTTGCAAGAAATGACCACATATTCTCAAGCAAAAGCGCGGAGCCTTGATTTGGGTGAAGAGAGGAGGTCGCCAAGAACCCTGTCCCTTATACACGAGGAGCCTCCAGTATAA